The sequence below is a genomic window from Betaproteobacteria bacterium.
TGCTTGCGGCGGCCCTGGCTTACAGCACGGTCATCTTTTCCAGCTTCTTCGGTGCCTTGTTGTGGGATGAAACCTTGCCACCCTCGGCCTGGGTGGCCGTCGCGCTCATCGTCGCCTCCGGCATCGCCGCGACCCACTTCTCACGCGCCAGCCCGGCGGAACAGGATTAAACCCGGAAACCTCAGTTGACCGCTTGTCGAACCCCGGAATGCCTTGTGCCGTGGAGCTCCGCGCCCCACCGAATCGCACACCCGGTGGGTAGCATCGCTACGAGCCCGTTGGCGCATCCGGGCGGGCGCCTGGCTTTGGCGCTCCTCCTTGCAGGCATCAGCCTGCCGTGTCGTCGCTTCGCGCCAGACACCCGCCCGAACGCACCAACGGGCCCGTCCAACTGAGGTTTCCAGGTTAAACTTTCCTGCAAACACAAGGAGGAGCGTTCCATGATCGTCGTCGATCACCAAGCCAACCGGGTCAGCGTCAGTGTCTTCGGCGAATTTACCTTGGCCGACTACAAGGAATTCGAGGAGATCGTCAATTACAAGGTCAAATTCGAAGGCCCCGTCGACCTCTACTTCGACCTGCGGGAAATGGCCGGTTTTACCCTTGATGTGGCCTGGGAGGAGATGAAGTTTTCCCGCGCCCATGCCCACGATTTCAACTGCATTGCCGTGGTGAGCGACAGCCAGTGGGTGACCTGGAGCGCCTGGATTTCGCAGA
It includes:
- a CDS encoding STAS/SEC14 domain-containing protein, with protein sequence MIVVDHQANRVSVSVFGEFTLADYKEFEEIVNYKVKFEGPVDLYFDLREMAGFTLDVAWEEMKFSRAHAHDFNCIAVVSDSQWVTWSAWISQNFVDADVEVFDNPEEAQAWLDGEA